The Brachionichthys hirsutus isolate HB-005 chromosome 8, CSIRO-AGI_Bhir_v1, whole genome shotgun sequence genome contains a region encoding:
- the LOC137897975 gene encoding peroxisomal succinyl-coenzyme A thioesterase-like — MCCSLCLSLVVAPAYHTVMEEQTVQPKLKGEETWDTGVQPKLKGEETWDTGVQPKLKGEETWDTGVQPKLKGEETWDTGVQPKLKGEETWDTGVQPKLKGEETWDTGVQPKLKEEETWDTGVQPKLKEEETWDRRRWKSTERRGPLLSAAPVRPLMDEQISITGRFLPPHCPVTLLAQMHSDEGDLWEAFGHYNTKADGTVNLTRDHSVGGSYLGCEPMGLFWGLQPAPGAREGLRLRKQNVETPFVTLVSLLEGHVSPSEGRDTELAATAIERWYLAPGVRRTEIRQDGIVATLFLPPGPGPFAAMMDLWGFGGGLMEYRAALFASRGYASLALAYKGHKDLPGPRKLMNVGDSYFKSAFQLLQNHRQVCADRVGIIGLSFGVYLTLRTATQTGVNPACLICINGPVGSSVELSDAEGRTKAFERTKKYWWYDNQGQVSFRDIAVPAHLDPESKVKLEEISCPVMYILSEDDLSTSVIDNAHLMKERLSAAGKSHLLTYLSYPGAGHLIEPPYTPNSRVSLWSVKPEKLLCLWGGHLAPHAAAQEDAWKKILHFMEDQLVAGL; from the exons atgtgctgcagtctgtgtctgtccctggtggtggcgccagcgtaccacacggtgatggaggag CAAAcggtccagcccaaactaaagggggagGAGACATGGGACACAGGggtccagcccaaactaaagggggagGAGACATGGGACACAGGggtccagcccaaactaaagggggagGAGACATGGGACACAGGggtccagcccaaactaaagggggagGAGACATGGGACACAGGggtccagcccaaactaaagggggagGAGACATGGGACACAGGggtccagcccaaactaaagggggagGAGACATGGGACACAGGggtccagcccaaactaaaggaggaggagacatgggACACAGGggtccagcccaaactaaaggaggaggagacatgggACA GACGCCGCTGGAAGAGCACCGAGAGACGAGGTCCCCTCCTGTCAGCAGCTCCTGTTCGGCCCCTCATGGACGAACAGATCAGCATTACAGGACGCTTCCTGCCCCCCCACTGTCCCGTTACACTACTTGCACAGATGCACAGTGACGAGGGCGACCTGTGGGAGGCATTTGGACATTATAATACAAAAGCGGACGGAACTGTCAACC TAACCAGGGACCATTCAGTCGGGGGCTCATATTTGGGCTGTGAACCAATGGGTCTGTTCTGGGGACTGCAGCCGGCTCCCGGAGCAAGAGAAGGTTTAAG GCTAAGAAAACAAAACGTCGAGACTCCGTTTGTCACGCTGGTGTCCTTACTGGAGGGACATGTCTCACCCAGTGAGGGCCGGGACACTGAGCTGGCTGCTACAGCCATTGAGCGTTGGTACCTGGCACCAGGTGTGCGTAGAACAGAGATTCGCCAGGATGGTATTGTTGCTACGCTGTTTTTGCCGCCGG GTCCCGGCCCATTTGCAGCCATGATGGACCTGTGGGGATTTGGGGGGGGACTGATGGAGTACCGCGCTGCCTTGTTCGCGTCTAGAGGCTATGCAAGCCTGGCCCTTGCCTACAAAGGGCACAAAGATTTACCTGGACCAAGAAAGCTCATGAATGTTGGTGATTCCTATTTCAAG TCGgccttccagctcctccagaatCACCGTCAGGTCTGTGCAGACAGAGTTGGGATCATCGGCCTGTCCTTTGGAGTTTACCTGACTCTTCGAACCGCCACTCAGACCGGCGTCAAC CCAGCCTGTTTGATCTGCATCAATGGTCCTGTGGGAAGTTCTGTCGAGCTCTCAGACGCAGAGGGTAGAACTAAAGCGTTTGAAAG AACAAAGAAATACTGGTGGTATGATAATCAAGGCCAGGTGAGTTTTAGAGATATCGCCGTGCCTGCTCACCTTGATCCTGAGAGCAAAGTGAAG CTAGAGGAAATCAGCTGTCCCGTGATGTACATACTGAGTGAAGACGACCTCAGCACTTCAGTCATAGACAATGCACATTTG ATGAAGGAGCGCCTCAGTGCTGCAGGCAAATCCCATCTGCTCACCTATTTGTCATATCCTGGTGCCGGTCACCTGATTGAACCTCCTTACACACCAAACTCAAGAGTATCCCTGTGGAGCGTCAAACCAGAGAAAC TGCTCTGTCTATGGGGAGGACATTTGGCTCCTCACGCTGCTGCCCAGGAGGATGCCTGGAAGAAAATCCTCCATTTTATGGAGGATCAGTTAGTTGCCGGGCTATAA